Genomic window (Lutra lutra chromosome 6, mLutLut1.2, whole genome shotgun sequence):
gcgcccctaaaaaaaaaaattatttttaagtaatctctacatccaatgtggggctcagacttacaaccccccaagatcaagagttgcatgttctacagactaagccagccagctgcccctattggcaccattttctttttttttttttaagatttttatttatttgacagagagaaatcacaagtaagcagagaggcaggcagagagagaggaggaagcaggctccctgctgagcagaaagcccgatgcggggctcgaacccaggacctgggatcatgacctgagccaaaggcagcggcttaacccactgagccacccaggttggcaccattttcttaacagcatttgctcattgtgtgtctctgtgtcacattttggtaagtATTGCAATACTTCAAAAATTTCCATTacttttatatttgttatggtgatctgtgatcagtagtttttgatgttactattgtcaTTGTTTTCGAATACCACAAATGACACCCACATAAGACAGtgaacttaataaatattgtgCACCAACCAGtgttcccccacctctctccctctcttcagtATCCCCTATTctctgagacacaacaatattgaaattaggccaatgaGTAACCCTAcgatggcctctaagtgttcaagtgaaaggaagagtcacctctcactttaaatcaaaagctaaaaattattaagcttagtgaggaaggcatgttgaaagctGAGATAGGCTGAAAGCTGGGCCTCTCATGCCAAGCAGTCAGGCTGTGAATACAAAGGAagagttcttgaaggaaattaaaactgcCTCTCCAGAGAATACATGAACAATCAGAAAAACAGcgttattgctgatatggaggaAGCTTGAATCGtttggatagaagatcaaaccagccacaacattcccttaagccacaGCCAAACTCTCAGAGGCCCTGACTCTTCAATTCtttgaaggctgagagaggtgaggaagcttcAGAAGAAAAGTTTGAGGCTTACAGTGGTTGGTCCATGAGGTATAAGGAAGCCATCTTTATAACGTAAAAGTGCAAGGGGAAACAGCAGGTGCTGACGTAGAAGATGTAGCAAGTTACCTAGCAGACCTAGCTGAGATAATTAAGGAAAGTGACTACACtaaacagattttcagtgtagatgaAAGAGTCTTATATTGGAAGAAGATActatctaggactttcatagctagtgagaagtcagtgcctggcttcaaagcttcaaccAACAGGTTGACTCTCTTGTTGAGGGCTAATACAGCTAGGGACATCAAGTTAAAGTCATTGCTCATGTGCCATTCCAAAAATCCTAGAGGCCTTAAGAATTACACTAAATctagtctgcctgtgctctataaataaccacaaagcctggatgacagcacatctctTGACAACAAAGTTTACTGTTAACATCTACTGCTCAGAAAGATTCCTTTCTGTTACTGCTCATTGAAAATGCACTTGGTAATCCAAGAGATCTGATGGAAATATACAATGAGATTAATATTGTTTTCATGCCTGTTAAACACAGCATCCATTCTGCAGaccatggatcaaggagtaattttgacATTTAAGTCTTATCACTTAAGAATACATTTCATAAGACTATTGTTGGCATACATAGTGATTCTTCTAATGGATCTGGGAGAAGTATATTGAAAACCTTCTTGAAAAATTCATCAAtgtagatgccattaagaacattcgtGATTCATAGGatgaggtcaaaatatcaacattaaggggcgcctgggtggcagtgggttaagcctctgcctttggctcaggtcatgatctcagggtcctgggatcgagccccacagtgggctctctgctcagcgggaagcctgcttctccctctctctgactgcctctctgtctacttgtgatgtctctctctgtcaaataaacaaataaaatcttttttaaaaaatcaacattaatAAGCGTttgaagaagttgattccaaccttCATGGAGGACTTTGAGGTGTTCAAGATGTCAGTGGAGGAAATAACCACAGATGTTGTAGAAATGGCTAGAGAACTAGAATCAGAAGTGGAGCTTCAAGATGGGACTGAATTGACTGCAATCACAAGATTAATCTTCAACAGATgaagagttgcttcttatgggtgagcaaaaaaaaaaaagtgttttcttgagATGAAATCTCTTGGTGAAGATGCTGTTAAGATTATTAAAATggcaacaaaggatttagaatattacataaaattaGTTGATAAGGTAGCAGCGGGGTTTGAGAGAATTGATTCTAATTTTGAAAGTTCTGTAGGTAAAATGCTAACAAATAGCATCACAAgctacagaaaaatcatttgtgaaagaaTAGTCAACAGATGCAGCAAACCTccttgttgtcttattttaagaaactggcaCAACCATCCTAACCTTGAGCAatcaccaccctgatcagtcagcagccatcagcaTCTAGGAAAGACCCTTCCCCAGCAAAAAGATTAAAACtccctgaaagctcagatgatatCTTTCagcaataatgtatttttttttatttgggagcaagagagtgtgtgtgttgctgggtggggaggggcagagggagagagggagagagaatgccaatggctctccacacccagcacagagcccaacatggggctcaatttcatgaccctgagatcatgacctgagcagaaatcaagagttgactgcttaaccgacagagccatccaagtgcccttccataaaatatttttaaattaaggtatgtgcatttgtggttttttagacataatactattgcacacttaatagactatagtgtaaacataacttatatggactgagaaaccaaaaaagtTCCTTTGACTTGCTTTATTTCAGTATTTGCTTTGTTGTgtctggaactgaacctgcaAATCTCTGAGGTGTGCCTGTGGTTGTCAATCACGAAATCTTACCTTGTCTTAATAAAGAAACacatagtggggcacctgggtggctcagtcagttaagcatctgtctttggcttaggtcattatctgggctccctactcagtgggaagtctgcttttcccactctTTTTTCCCTATGCCTCTCCCCCCAGCTAGtactttccctctcactctctctctcaaataaataaaatcttaaacacacacataacCTTGTACTtcccctctcactttctctcaaataaataaataaaatcttaaaatgcgcgcacacacacacacacacacacactcatagcCTATTTCTTTCATCAAGGTACCATAAACACCTCCTACCTTATCTCATTAAAAAATGCACTCTTAatttttagccatttaaaaaatgtgtgcagTCTTTATGCCATTTAATCAGTTCTGTTCTCATAATGATAGcacagaggaaattttttttttaacttttctgtctatggtcacaagaaagaaaaatgcttttcatctcaattaaaatataagtatagGCAGGAAAGTAGGATAGATTAGTCAATAAAAGACTCAAGTATAAAAGCCTAAAAttgtcaggatgcctgggtggctcagttggttaaccagctgcttttggctcaggtcatcatcccagggtcctgggatcaagtcctgcatcaggctccttgctcagcagggagcctgcttctctgcctctgcctgcttgtgctctctctctctgacaaataagtaaataagatcttagaaaaataagataaaagccTAAAATTGTCTGTGGGGAAGTGAACCAGGTgttcaaggagaaaagagagtcatgaaagaagaaaaggaataattCTAATTGTTAGGAActtgtttatctatttttaaatggataggGGTGAGTATTGCGTCACTCTGATATTACCCTTCCCCTGGACATTCAAAGGGtgatctgtttcatttttcaatgTGAATGTTTTCAATATACCAGAAATTACATCCttgaaacaattttaatttatgaTGAAAAATTTAAGGTGGTGACTTTAAAATGTGAGTAcaaactttttcaaaattaatttccaaTGTGTAAGTGCAAAAAAATGTAAGACAGCTGCTGTAAGCTATCCCAGTGTCCCCTACACAGCCCCCAGCCgtcccatctccctctgctctcacctCTGTAGCAGGAGAAGAGAACGTTAATAGGAAAGGTGGTCACaattccagctcctcctccttctgaggTGTTCTCAGGAGCCAGTCCCCAAACTTTGCCCATGGCAGCAGCCACAGTAGCCTACAAACAGCCTCCAGTGTCAGTAGTGTGAGGACGAGGGCCAGGAAGATAATGAAGGCCTTGTCCAAGGCCCGACGCAGGGGACTCCTGGGAGGACAGGGACCCTGGGCAAATGCCAGGAACACATCCTCCTCATCCACATCACCTTCCTCCTCCGCCATACTAACTCATAGTCTGACAGCTGACTGGATCAGGGAGGCTGGCATGGAAGCCCTTGCTCAGCAGCACCAGGATTAAGGGGCATGGCAGCAGCAAGTCCTGCACCTGTCGGGCTTGACCCTAATTCCCCCaccaaagacagagaaaggagagaagagcctCTGAGCCTTTGAAACACTGATATAATCATCCAGTGCACTGTGAATGGTCTGGACTAGATGATTCTTAAAGTCTGTCCGCCTTTACTATAACTGGGACTTGGCAACGGAAGGCCCAACACAGACGCATGCAAACTGGAACTGCTCGAGTCATTCTAGGTCTCTAGGCTCAGGGCCCAACATCTTGGGGTCctacagagagagggtgagcaagcAGAGCTCGTATGCTACCGTGAGCCGCTGACAGCCCATTCCAGCTTCACAGAGGGTGGTGAGAAAAGGCCTAGTGGAAGGGCTCTCCTAACCCATGTGGGTGGGGAAGCACAGAGGTGGGCTGGAGGCTGCGCAGGACTACTTCTCCCCCAAGTCTGCGGCCACTAAGCGTGGCCCACCAAAACCCACACAGCTCTCTTCCGGATTTCCGGCCCTTGCGTTCAAGAGGACAGCTATAATTGGACCGCAGGAGCCCAAGGGGAGgtctagaaaaagagaaagatcatgATTGGTCAGCGGGGCCAGAGAGTGTAATTGGAGCTTAAGTATTGGAGCTTAAGTGTTGGCGCAATAATGAGGGAAAGTGAGGGGTCCTGAGAAAGAGTTGTTGGCTGGGAATGTCGTCCAGAAGGTTGTCGTTGGGGCAAAGATTGAAGGTCATTTCTTGGCCCTGTTCCTCAGGCACTGGTTGGAAGGTCCATGACGGAAATCGAAGCCCATGTGGAGACCAGAGGATCCCCTGGGTTAAGTGGGGTCATGGGGGATAGGGTAGCCCGCCAAGTAAGCAGTGTGAGGTAGTGGACCTCATACCTGGATCCTTTAGGGTCCCTTACCTACCTTAGTAGGAAGACCTTGTTCACCCCCAGTAAGGTACAAACGATGTTACAATTTTGTTTAGAGTCAACTCATGTTATTATTTGCTGTTGCCTCAAGAGGGTTGTGTTAAAAGTCAAAAAACCTGGATGGGATCAAACTGATTACATAATTAGGAGGTGTGTTAAATTTTtgtttagtatatgtgctgccgaagcgagtacatgtgttaaattaattaaacaaagagGCCATGAGACTGAGGTGGTGCTAATGGCGTGGTGGCCTATGTGAGCACATCAAAATCTAAGCCTGTAAATTCCTCAAGGTTAGGAAATCAGAACGCTGAGGACAGTCACGGCCAACTAGACTTTAAGCTTTTACAGCTGGCcaaataatttactttctttgcTTCTGCACTTTTATCTGTGTAAGTCTTTCTGGTGGCTCCCGTCTACGGAGCATGCCTAAGCACTTCCGGTTTGGTGCTGTCCCCATTCAAATCCGTTTTTCCTCCAAcgcttaaaatgtttaatatgcctcagtttattttttgtctgtctgtgagtgtgaccttggggaagtcatCTGACTTTttcttagcttttgttttttgttttgttttggtttgtt
Coding sequences:
- the SMIM40 gene encoding small integral membrane protein 40; the encoded protein is MAEEEGDVDEEDVFLAFAQGPCPPRSPLRRALDKAFIIFLALVLTLLTLEAVCRLLWLLPWAKFGDWLLRTPQKEEELEL